The Rhizobium etli 8C-3 genome has a segment encoding these proteins:
- a CDS encoding KTSC domain-containing protein, whose amino-acid sequence MPSHLIRETNYDAATRTLSVWLVTSENRYDYEDVPPETYEAFRRAFSKGRFFNAHIRNRFTYRIFKEE is encoded by the coding sequence ATGCCTTCGCATTTGATCCGCGAGACCAATTATGACGCGGCGACGCGCACTCTCTCGGTCTGGTTGGTCACCAGCGAGAACCGCTACGACTACGAGGATGTTCCTCCCGAGACATATGAGGCGTTTAGACGGGCCTTTTCGAAGGGACGGTTCTTCAACGCCCATATCCGAAATCGTTTCACATATCGAATTTTCAAGGAGGAGTGA
- the paoC gene encoding aldehyde oxidoreductase molybdenum-binding subunit PaoC, whose product MQFDTPATMNPIDQLKVVGQPIHRIDGQLKTTGRATYAYEWHDPNMPYAYGYPLGAAIAKGRIKSMNVSAAKKALGVIAVVTALEVGERKKGKFNTAKLFGGDEIQHYHQAIAVVVAETFEQARAAAALVEVDYAEEEGVFDLTEAKEAAVRPDESQQPDSAAGDFDAAFRTAPITLDETYTTPDQSHAMMEPHASIAAWDGDELSVWTSSQMIDWWRSDLATTLDVEKEKIHLISPFIGGGFGGKLFLRADAVLAAFGAKAAKRPVKVALPRPFMVNNTTHRPATIQRIRIGAERNGKIIAIGHESWSGDLEGGQLETAVNQTRLLYAGANRMTAMRLARLDLPEGNAMRAPGEAPGMMALEIAIDEMAEKLGLDPVQFRLINDTQVDPEKPERRFSHRDLAGCLKLGSERFGWAARGRPGSKREGNWLIGFGVAAAFRNNLLLPSAARVRLAREGIVTVETDMTDIGTGSYTIIAQTAAEMMGVTVDKVAVRLGDSRFPVSAGSGGQFGGNCSTSGVYAACVKLREAIAQKLGFNSDDVVFEDGEVRSGNRSVPLSEAAGVEGLVGEDTIEWGKLSETYQQSTFGAHFVEVGVDVATGETRIRRMLAVCAAGRILNPITARSQVIGAMTMGAGGALSEELAVDTRRGFFVNHDLAGYEVPVHADIPHQDVIFLDETDVMSSPMKAKGIAELGLCGVSAAIANAVYNATGVRVRHYPITLDKLIGGLPDAA is encoded by the coding sequence ATGCAGTTCGACACGCCAGCAACGATGAACCCGATCGACCAGCTCAAGGTCGTCGGCCAGCCAATCCACCGCATCGACGGCCAGCTCAAGACGACCGGCCGGGCGACCTACGCCTACGAGTGGCATGATCCAAATATGCCGTATGCCTACGGCTATCCCTTGGGTGCGGCTATCGCCAAGGGCCGCATCAAATCCATGAATGTCTCTGCCGCGAAAAAAGCCTTAGGCGTCATCGCCGTCGTGACCGCCCTTGAAGTCGGCGAACGGAAGAAGGGCAAGTTTAACACCGCCAAGCTCTTCGGAGGTGACGAAATCCAGCATTACCACCAGGCGATCGCCGTTGTCGTGGCCGAAACCTTCGAACAAGCCCGCGCCGCCGCAGCGCTGGTCGAGGTCGACTATGCCGAAGAAGAGGGCGTCTTCGACCTCACAGAAGCGAAGGAGGCGGCGGTGAGGCCGGACGAGTCCCAGCAGCCGGACTCAGCTGCCGGCGACTTCGATGCGGCTTTCAGGACGGCTCCGATCACGCTCGACGAAACCTACACGACGCCGGACCAGTCCCACGCGATGATGGAGCCGCATGCCTCCATTGCAGCCTGGGATGGCGACGAGCTGAGCGTCTGGACCTCGAGCCAGATGATAGACTGGTGGCGATCAGACCTGGCGACCACCCTCGACGTGGAAAAGGAGAAAATTCATCTGATCTCGCCATTCATCGGCGGCGGGTTCGGAGGAAAGCTGTTTCTGCGTGCCGATGCCGTCCTTGCCGCCTTTGGAGCAAAGGCTGCCAAACGACCTGTTAAAGTGGCACTGCCGCGTCCGTTCATGGTGAACAACACGACCCACCGCCCGGCGACCATCCAGCGTATCCGCATCGGCGCGGAGCGCAACGGCAAGATTATCGCGATCGGCCATGAAAGCTGGTCAGGCGATCTTGAAGGCGGTCAGCTCGAAACGGCCGTCAACCAGACCAGGTTGCTCTACGCCGGCGCCAACCGCATGACGGCGATGCGTTTGGCGAGGCTCGACCTTCCCGAGGGCAACGCCATGCGTGCTCCGGGCGAAGCGCCCGGTATGATGGCGCTGGAGATCGCCATCGACGAGATGGCCGAGAAGCTCGGTCTCGATCCCGTGCAGTTCAGGCTTATCAATGACACCCAGGTCGATCCCGAAAAGCCCGAGCGGCGGTTCTCACATCGCGATCTAGCCGGATGTCTGAAGCTCGGCTCCGAGCGCTTCGGGTGGGCTGCGCGAGGAAGGCCGGGGTCGAAGCGCGAGGGCAACTGGCTGATCGGCTTTGGCGTTGCTGCTGCATTTCGCAACAACCTGCTGCTTCCTTCCGCAGCGCGCGTGCGACTTGCCCGGGAAGGGATCGTTACCGTCGAAACTGACATGACCGATATCGGAACGGGCAGTTACACCATCATCGCGCAGACTGCGGCCGAGATGATGGGCGTCACCGTCGACAAGGTCGCGGTCCGGCTTGGCGATTCCCGCTTTCCGGTGTCCGCCGGCTCCGGCGGGCAGTTCGGCGGCAACTGTTCGACTTCGGGTGTCTACGCTGCCTGTGTGAAGCTGAGGGAAGCCATAGCCCAGAAACTTGGTTTCAATTCCGACGACGTCGTCTTCGAAGACGGCGAGGTCCGTTCCGGCAACCGCTCGGTGCCGCTGTCGGAGGCAGCGGGCGTCGAGGGATTGGTTGGCGAAGATACGATCGAGTGGGGCAAGCTTTCCGAAACGTACCAGCAATCGACTTTCGGCGCGCATTTCGTCGAGGTGGGGGTGGATGTCGCCACGGGAGAAACGCGCATCAGACGGATGCTGGCAGTGTGCGCGGCAGGACGCATTCTCAATCCGATTACCGCGCGTAGCCAGGTGATCGGTGCGATGACCATGGGAGCGGGCGGGGCTCTTTCCGAAGAACTGGCCGTCGACACGCGTCGTGGCTTCTTCGTCAATCACGACCTTGCCGGCTACGAGGTGCCGGTGCATGCCGACATACCCCATCAGGATGTGATTTTCCTGGACGAGACTGATGTGATGTCGTCACCGATGAAGGCCAAGGGCATCGCCGAGCTCGGGCTTTGCGGTGTCTCTGCCGCAATCGCCAATGCGGTCTATAACGCGACCGGCGTCAGGGTGAGGCACTATCCGATCACGCTCGACAAATTGATCGGCGGCCTTCCAGACGCTGCTTAG
- a CDS encoding FAD binding domain-containing protein, protein MRAFTYERASSVEAAVGAAASNPQAKFIAGGTNLLDLMKLEIETPTHLIDVNGLGLDKIEPTSEGGLRIGALVRNTDLAAHETVRRDYGLLTRALVAGASGQLRNRATTAGNLLQRTRCPYFYDPNQPCNKRQPGSGCSAIGGFTRQHAVVGTSDACIATHPSDMAIAMRALDAVVETVKVDGSMRLIPIADFHRLPGNTPHIETVLERGEFITGVILPPPIGGRHVYRKVRDRASYAFALVSVGAVIQPDGTGRVAVGGVAHKPWRVEAAEAQLPKGARAVAGVLLADARPTEQNRFKVDLVARTLAAVISQARG, encoded by the coding sequence ATGAGAGCCTTCACCTATGAACGTGCCTCCTCCGTGGAGGCCGCGGTCGGGGCGGCCGCATCCAATCCGCAGGCAAAGTTCATCGCAGGCGGCACCAACCTTCTCGACCTCATGAAGCTCGAAATCGAAACGCCGACGCATCTGATCGACGTGAACGGCCTCGGATTGGACAAGATTGAACCGACTTCGGAGGGCGGACTGCGCATCGGCGCCCTTGTCCGCAACACGGACCTTGCGGCACACGAGACCGTTCGTCGAGATTACGGGCTCCTGACCCGAGCGCTCGTCGCGGGCGCTTCCGGTCAACTCCGCAACAGGGCGACGACGGCGGGAAACCTTTTGCAGCGCACGCGCTGTCCGTACTTCTACGACCCGAACCAGCCGTGCAACAAGCGCCAGCCAGGCAGCGGCTGTTCGGCCATTGGCGGCTTCACCCGCCAGCACGCCGTCGTCGGCACGAGCGACGCCTGCATCGCCACCCATCCGAGCGACATGGCGATCGCCATGCGAGCGCTGGATGCCGTGGTCGAAACGGTAAAGGTCGACGGCAGCATGCGTTTGATCCCCATCGCCGATTTCCACCGCCTGCCTGGTAACACCCCGCATATCGAGACGGTTCTCGAACGCGGCGAGTTCATCACAGGGGTCATCCTCCCACCGCCGATCGGCGGTCGTCACGTCTACAGGAAGGTCCGCGATCGCGCCTCCTACGCCTTCGCACTCGTTTCGGTGGGCGCGGTTATCCAACCCGACGGGACCGGTCGCGTCGCCGTCGGTGGCGTCGCCCACAAGCCTTGGCGCGTCGAGGCGGCCGAAGCCCAGCTGCCGAAAGGAGCCCGCGCCGTCGCCGGTGTCCTTCTCGCCGACGCCCGTCCTACCGAACAGAACCGTTTCAAGGTCGACCTGGTCGCGCGCACGCTCGCAGCGGTCATCTCTCAAGCCAGGGGGTAA
- a CDS encoding entericidin produces MTRIAAACCVVLALSSCGNTIRGVGRDAANTVDATQSAGNRVGKAAAN; encoded by the coding sequence ATGACAAGAATTGCCGCCGCCTGCTGCGTTGTTCTCGCCCTTTCCTCTTGCGGGAACACTATCCGCGGCGTCGGGCGTGATGCTGCCAATACCGTGGATGCCACCCAGAGTGCCGGAAATCGGGTCGGCAAAGCGGCGGCGAACTGA
- a CDS encoding general stress protein, which produces MRTVTGLFDDYFDARSAVDELESAGIPSDDISLISNNGEKDKTSGAAVGAATGAGIGAALGGTGGLLAGLGLMAIPGVGPVVAAGWLVATAAGAAAGALAGGAAGGLIGALTSSGVSEEDAHLYAEGVRRGGTLVSARVDEGRVGEVEAILRRSSWVDPAERRRAYMEEGWTRFDDSLDPYSPEQIEQERNRYRASL; this is translated from the coding sequence ATGAGAACCGTAACTGGACTATTCGATGACTATTTTGACGCGCGCTCGGCCGTGGATGAATTGGAATCGGCTGGCATTCCCTCGGATGATATCAGCCTCATCTCGAACAATGGCGAAAAGGACAAAACCTCTGGCGCAGCCGTAGGTGCGGCGACTGGCGCCGGTATCGGCGCGGCGTTGGGTGGCACCGGCGGACTGCTTGCAGGGTTGGGCCTGATGGCCATTCCAGGCGTCGGGCCTGTCGTCGCAGCGGGTTGGCTGGTCGCGACGGCGGCTGGCGCCGCTGCCGGTGCATTGGCTGGCGGAGCTGCGGGCGGCTTGATCGGAGCCCTCACCAGCTCGGGCGTATCCGAAGAGGATGCTCACCTTTATGCAGAGGGCGTACGTCGGGGTGGGACGCTCGTAAGTGCAAGAGTGGACGAGGGTAGGGTCGGCGAAGTCGAAGCCATCCTGCGCCGCTCCAGTTGGGTGGATCCTGCCGAACGCCGCCGCGCCTATATGGAGGAGGGCTGGACGCGATTCGACGACAGCCTCGATCCCTATAGCCCCGAGCAGATCGAACAGGAACGGAACCGATATCGTGCCTCACTCTAG